The genomic interval AATATTAATAGCATAAACACTGCCACTAAGCACAAAGCATTCATTATGTTCTGTTGATTTTTAGCTTTCGCGAAAGCGGAATTAATTTTTAGATTGCATCCTCATATTTTGAAAAATTAAAAACATTTAAATCTAAAATTATAAATCTGTTGACACTATATTAACGCTCTATTGTGATCCCTGCTAGTAATATGTCCATAATTTTATTAAAAATTAATAGTGTTATGAGTAGAAAAGACTTACAAAAAGAAGAAGCAATTGCAAAGCTTCAAGAACTAGCAGAAAAAATAGATTTTACAATGATGGCTACAGATCTTAGTAGACCCCCATTTCACGTAATTCCAATGAGTACAAAAAAAGTGGATGATGAGGGAAGCATTTGGTTTTTGAGTGATGCAACCAGCGACCATAATAAATATATTAGAGAAGAAGAGCGTGCGCTACTCACCTATAGTAATCCTGGAGATTTTGAATTTTTAAGTGTCTATGGTCAAGCTATTATCCATAGCGACAGATCTATAACTGATGAGCTCTACAGTAGTTCTGATGATATGTGGTTTGAAGGAAAGGAAGATCCTAATCTAACAGCCATCCAAGTGAAACCAAGTGAAGTGCGTTATTGGGATAGCAAAGACAACAAAATTGTATCTGCCATAAAATTTGGTCTCGGAACCATCACTGGAAATCAACCCAACTTATCAGAAAGCGGTGAGCTAAACATTAACTAACAGCTTAATGCACTAAGGCCTTTGTTAGTTAAGGGTCATTGATATGGTGTTTTACTCTTAAGGTTTTCAACACAATAAAAAAAATGACTCATATAGGAAGTCATTTTTTTTTGATTTCGATTTCATTTTGTATCATTGTCCTCCTCAAATCTATACTTATGAAAATCTTTACACTACAAAGAAAAGCTCTTAGTTTTTCTAAAATTTCGCTACTAATTCTCTCTATGTTCTTGTTACAGGGCTGCCCTTATGAATCTACATTCCCACTTACAGGAAAAGACATTGTATTTCCATCAGAGTACTTAGGTACTTGGTATGAAAAAGATGGCAATGAAGGTGTATTGGATTATAAAAAATATATATTCAGAGAACTTGACGATATGAGTATTTACTTAGATGAGATGGAACTCAATGATAATGATGAATGGGAAACCACTACCTATGAATGTCATATTTCTTATGTAGGTGAAAGTCGTTTTGTAAACGTTAAAACAACAGACAAAACAAGTGATGGTGTTTATTATCTTTATAATGTAGAGATGGAAGACGATCAAATGAATGTCCGTGGGATTACAACGAACATTACAAAAGAATTTGAAAATGCAGATTCTTTATATCAATATGTTGAAAAATACAAACATCTTGATTTCTTTTACAGTGCAGAAGATGCTAAAATATTAACACAGTGGGGAGATCATTAGATAGCCTCTAAAGTAGAATGATTCAATTATGTATTTGAGCTAAAGTCTCTGTGCAGATCAAATTCATTCAAACTTTAAAAAATCCCTTTGTATAGCATATACAAAGGGATTTTTAATATAAGCAGAGAGGAAGGGATTCGAACCCTCGAAACGTTGCCGTTTACACACTTTCCAGGCGTGCGCCATCGACCACTCGGCCACCTCTCTAAAAAGAATTCATCAAAATTAAGCCCATTGTAAAATTTCGCGAAAGCGATTTCTTCGACTATTTATTTGAAAGGAGTGCGAAATAACAAAAAAAACCCTTCTTATAAAAGATATTTTATCTTTAAGTGAGCTCTCCTCTCAAAGAGGTTTCAAAAGCTGTTTTAAATACTTTTGAACTCACCTCTTGACCTAACACATACATCATTTTTGTAATAGCTGCCTCTGTAGTCATATCACCACCATTTATCACACCCATTTTTTTGAGCGCGATGCTTGTTTCATAATTACCCATATGCACGCTTCCAGAGGTGCATTGAGTAACGTTTACAATTGGAATTCCACGCTTAATGGTCTCTTTTAAAATCTCTACAAACCAGCCTTGAGTAGTTGTGTTTCCAGCACCAAATGTTTCTAAAACTACACCCTTTACGCAATTAGAACGTAACATAGATTCTACTAAACACTGTGAGATACCTGGATATAATTTCAATAATAGAATGTCTGTGACTAATTGCTTATGTACTTTTAGAGATTTTCTATTAGGTTTCCAAAGATCTTCTTCATTGATAGTAAGATGTACACCAGAGATTAGTAATTCTGGGTAATTAGGAGAAGCAAAAGCCCTGAAATTTTCTGCACTGATTTTTGTTGTTCTATTTGCTCTATACAGTTTATATTCAAAATATAGGCATACCTCTGTTATGAGTGCCTTATTACGTTTTTGGAGTGCTGCAACCTGAACTGCGGTAATTAAATTTTCTTTAGCATCTGTCCGTAAATCACCTATAGGTAATTGACTGCCAGTAAAAATTACAGGTTTAGATAGATTCTCAAGCATAAAACTTAAAGCACTAGCACTGTAACTCATGGTATCACTCCCGTGTAATACTACAAACCCATCATATTGATCATACCCCTCTTCTATAATGCCACACAACTCTCCCCAATATGTAGGATTCATATTAGATGAATCGATAGGTATAGTAAATGAAGTCGTCTCTATATCACAATCTAGTAGTTTTAATTCTGGTATTTTATCTAAAAGCTCATCAAAATCGAAAGCTACCAGAGCTCCTGTATCATAGTCTTTTATCATTCCTATAGTACCGCCAGTATATATCAATAAAATACGTGCCTTTTTCATATATTCTCTGCTTGAATTACAGGATTTGCATACATTAATAAGAAACTCTCTACTTCATTTTTATTTTCAATATTAACACGCACTTCAAGTCTACGCTCAAAATGACGTAGTTCTTTCTCATCGTACTCATTTCTGTATTTATCACTTTTATGATAGATGTCATAGGCAATGTAA from Dokdonia sp. Hel_I_53 carries:
- a CDS encoding pyridoxamine 5'-phosphate oxidase family protein, translating into MSRKDLQKEEAIAKLQELAEKIDFTMMATDLSRPPFHVIPMSTKKVDDEGSIWFLSDATSDHNKYIREEERALLTYSNPGDFEFLSVYGQAIIHSDRSITDELYSSSDDMWFEGKEDPNLTAIQVKPSEVRYWDSKDNKIVSAIKFGLGTITGNQPNLSESGELNIN
- a CDS encoding asparaginase, whose translation is MKKARILLIYTGGTIGMIKDYDTGALVAFDFDELLDKIPELKLLDCDIETTSFTIPIDSSNMNPTYWGELCGIIEEGYDQYDGFVVLHGSDTMSYSASALSFMLENLSKPVIFTGSQLPIGDLRTDAKENLITAVQVAALQKRNKALITEVCLYFEYKLYRANRTTKISAENFRAFASPNYPELLISGVHLTINEEDLWKPNRKSLKVHKQLVTDILLLKLYPGISQCLVESMLRSNCVKGVVLETFGAGNTTTQGWFVEILKETIKRGIPIVNVTQCTSGSVHMGNYETSIALKKMGVINGGDMTTEAAITKMMYVLGQEVSSKVFKTAFETSLRGELT